From the genome of Apostichopus japonicus isolate 1M-3 chromosome 17, ASM3797524v1, whole genome shotgun sequence:
TGGCCGAGAGCAAAGTTATTATTATTCCATAGGCCAAGCTAGCTTTCTGGCATGCATTCTGATGGATACGGTAGGGTTGGGGTAGGGTAGGGTTGGGCTAGGGAGGGTCGTGGCTCAGACCTCATGGAAGATCCTGGGTCGTGGTCCTAAAAGTTTGCAGACCGCTGTTTTGAAGTATAATGTAAAACCAAGTATATCTATAAATGGTCCAATTATTTTCAAACGCTTATTTTGTAGGCTTAACTAAAGTACGAACTTTATCGAGTTTGACAAGGTTTACGATAAAAGGGAAATAATTGCGAAAAAAATTACTAAATTTTCGAGTAGCTCCGTTGCACGTACTTTGACAATACGTCAAAAATTTGCgatatgtttttcttcttcgaGTTATCAAGTTACATGCATCGCAGCAAATCGGCAATTTGTTAATTTACGTTAACATGTAACGTTTAGTGCAATTTGGCAACTTGACCcgaaaaatatgcaaattttgttgttttgtcatGTTATACACCACACGACGGGTAAGTCTACAACTCATGTTGTTGAACCAACCGTATAAATCTGATGGGAagaataaaattttaaattatgaTTATACGTTGTATATGTTTGTATCTAAAAACACATAAATGCTGGGGAAAATGTAACAAGAAAAACTCATTCAACCCCCTAACGCAGGGGTTCCCTagctggggtgcatgaacccccagggggtgcatGAGTCCATCGCAGGGGGTTCGGGAGACGTctttgaaagtcaaaactagagtatcttttgttgaactaaatactgatatatcatataatttaagtcgtacctatcgacgacaaactcttttcgcgttccatactaatatgttgccatagtagtaccgtaccgtgcatgtgatacttgatcttttacgaagcgctgttatgcgtattatattataataatgactcatatcgtgtctcgaaaagttgggggttcgtggaaaactctgacatccacagggggttcgtggggtgataaagttagggaaaccctgcccTAACGTGTCATTCATTGTCATAAGGAAAAAAATTGCTTCCTTGTTTGCAGGTCAAGCCAAAATGGCATTCAAATGTGAAGATGGCGCTCTTTCTCTACCTATGAGTCAAGTCTGCAATCATATGTGGGATTGCCCCGACGGGAGCGATGAGTTACCTCATCGTAAATGTCGTAAGTACTAATgttgtaataaaatattaattacaaaGAATTTAAGAACAAAATTATGGTTAATCTGTTTCAATGGTTCCCGAGATGGACTCTTTTTAAGTTAGGATTAAATTGGCTGGTTTTATGCAAATTTGGTGATAATCTTAGCATGTTTCATATAACGTGCTACTGCAATGTTGCTAAGAATCTTTGTTGTGGCCTAAACTGACTCTAACGCTACATGgactaccccccacccccaccccaccccagtGTTATTAAACCAGGGATCTCGATACATGTTTGAGACAAAGGATCGGCCATTGTTCAAAAGGGATGAATTTACGGCATATGGCGGTCCAATGCCCCAAACGAACGTCAAGTCAGTGTTATGTAGTGGTAATTATCGGTACCATgcattcaacccccccccccccagccatCCTTCAGAGTTGGGGCAATGCAAACCTACTGATTaacttttaaaagaaaatttctaTCGATCCAACTAAGGCACACCCTCTTCAGCTGTTCTATGACTAAAATGACTGACTGATGTGATTCTACTTCCATTCCTTATCCAAATAATATCATAGGTTATATCAACAACTTGCAAAAAAGCAAACTGGAACTATTTAAAAGGGGCATAAATTTCTTCATTATACGgactaacaaaacaaaaacaactgaTAGTCAATTACATGAAGCTCATTATAGTGGGATTTGAGAAACGATATAGCATCGAAGATTTATCAAGATCAAAGCAACATATAGACCTTTATCCTACGTATATGTCGCTCTGTCATGGTAGCATTCCTGTACCTCTGtttctctccccctcccctcacccctcctGTGGCATGCAAGTATGCATACACTGCGTGACTGAGTAGGGGTGAAGATGGATGGTAGGAGGGTAGCTACCAAACGTTGTCTTAAAAGTATTTATGCTGAGAAAACTATGGGCACCCGACACCAGTTTtttaatgggagggggggggggggggtgacggtGCTGGTGAAATTGCAGTCTGTGGCGGAACCAGGTATGAAAATCATCGCTGTGCAAATTATTCGGAGTTTCCGCCGGGTTCTCTGAACACGTAACCAAACTTATAACATAAGTGATTTTTACGGGGACTCACTGACAGCTTACCAACAAAACTTCCGTTAGATTGAAGCGTTACAAATGTATATTCGTTACTCGTTTTCAGCATCCATGGGACCCGGACAGTCGGTTCATGTCACCTCCCCGGGATGGCCGGGCAAATATCCTAACAACGCCAGCGTCATCTGGACCTTCGCTAGCGAGATGGGACTTCCCCTCTTACTACAAATAGTTCATTTCGACCTGCAGAGGAATTATGACTTCTTAGTGATAGGGGGCGCTTCAGATCCCCGTGACGTCACTTCCGTTGTGAAGTACCGCTATGGCCATGACAAGTACACAGATAAACCGTTTGAGATGTACGCCAATTTGACCGGAAATGACGATCTACTGAAGGAGAATAtctggaggtcagaggtcagtGAAATGTGGATGTACTTTGAGAGCGATTCGGCGACAGCCAACGATGGCTTCCAATTGATTTTATCTACGCCAAACGGTAAGTTGACCTAAGTTGACCTTTCTAAGTTGGCCTTTCTGTAACCTGATAACCGATTATCCTCGATTAATTGATATAATGTCATGCATGTTTGCAATTTCCATGACCGCGATACATAGACTATGCAGCTTCTGTTGTACTAGAGGGAATTGATTTCCTTCAGAACAATTCCGCCCCATCTCCATGCACCGTGCATTTTTTTCCTGCTACGTCTCGAGGAAACGTTTCGCATATTAGATGGAGTTCCtgatgggaaggggggggagggggaatactGACGAGGAAAATAATCGGTTATTACTTTCATTATTATAGGACAGCGATTTAGTCTACTAGGTGGGAGTTGAAACACGTTCATCAGAACACATGATCTTTTGGTGCCATTTATCAGTTTGCATGGACCGGTGAAAGTGCGGGGGGTGGGGCGAAACAGTAACATGAAGGGTATCCTCTACAATAAGAGCACATAACGGCATAACCTTTCTCATCTCGTTCCTTCTCAACTGGTTAATCGCCGTTGAACTTATTTTTTTATCCGTATTGCCGTAGGGGGCAGGGTAACATTCCCCCACCTTCGTCGTCAATCTGGGGATATTGTTTCAGTCGGGATAATTGTTACATTCCGTCGGGGAATTCTGCGCTTCCAGGTGTTCATGTTTAAACCtaattttataattaaatgCTCTAAATAGCTTGGTTTTTGTGGGGTGAGGTGGGGATGCGGGGGCCTATAGACCAGGCTACGTCTTCAACACCACATGACCACAACTCATTACATCCCCTTTACATCAAACATTACATCAACCAAGGGGATTTATAATTTgtccacccccttcccctctcctccGACCCCTTTACGTTTCAGTTCCTGTCACGCAACTACAGTTTAGTATTATGGTAACTTGTTAATCCCGGATAATCACAAACACCGCTAAATACCTCATATTGGGTGGTCCGATCATGCATAACGTCACCGTGGCAAcatatgtttctttctttcaatgtcttttctttctattcatgATCACATTGTTGATTTTCCTTTTCACCAAAATTTGGAATACTTACTTACCGGTCAATGTactcttgtgtgtgtgtgtaactgcttcatcaaaataaaatttctcTCCTGAAAGACGTTTACCTTCCTCTTCTGGTTGTTCATTATCGGAAAGAGTGGGTATGTTCGGCTCAATGTCCAAAAcagtgttgccagatgcaatagTCAGAGATCACCAAACTTTGAACATTCCCATCTTTCCATAGTTTAATTGTTATCGTGTAGGATCTCAGGTTACAGCTTACATGTCAACCACGCATTTGcttgattgttttgttttgttttgtttgtttgtttccacTTGAATTACGCGGTGGGATGAACTAGTAATCAAACTAGATGAATGAAGCAATTGCCAGGTGCCTTTTCGTTTTACATAAATCAGTGTTACCGTGTTTATCATACGTGTGAAACCTGCTTGACCCATGGTGTCCAAATTGGACGTGAAACATAGCAACTATTCGTGGTCTATCATGTTATTCATATTATCAACAGGGCCTATATTTCCTTTGGTTTGTCAAAAGCAAATTAACAAGAAACATGCTTAAAATTTATGAGTTGTTGCCATCATTATCAGGTCTTGTGACAATATGGCGTCAATTAATCGGTAGAGGGTTCATATACttcaaatatgatatgaaaaggATACCTGGTTCATTCCTGTCTCTGTTCTATATTATCGCGTTAGCTTGCGTCTGATGTTCGTCAAACATGTTGTATATTTTGCTGCTCGACTTTGAAACGGCCAAAGAAAAAGGCAAAGATAACTTACAACGAGACCAGAAAATCTACGACAATTCTAAATAAACACAATGTCAATTTACGTTGTTGGATTTATACACTCTAGTAAACGTAACGTTTACATCAAGTTGAAAACATCTGTGAAACATGAATGATTCGAcatattatatttgaaataaacattaGCTGCCTGTTATGTCAAGGGTTGTATACACATCATTTTCTTTAAGCTTGGAACCTAATCGACTTGCCGgatattctatttttttttaatttgatggaAATACAGTAAAAGTTAGAGGATGTGAACGGATGTGACAATCCCTTAGAGATTGACTGATCTTCACAATTAGTTCTTGAGGGGTCTTACATGTGAAGTCACGCACCATTGTTGTCTACAATATTTGTCAAAATACTATGTTAAGATAATTGTTCTTATCAGGAGAGAGAGAGCAAGACACGGCCCGAGgtagaggaggggaggggttgggttggggggggggggggttaacgcCGGGATGCGATGAAAAATTTCATGTtcataataaaaacaaacaaacaccgGATTCTCAGAACATATAGCGCCTGTTTTCCCATACAGCATAAGCAGTTTCACGCATGATTCCTCCTCTGCTTGGTCagaattgatatatatatatatatatatatatatatatatatatatatatatatatatatatatatatatatatatatatatatatatatatatatatatataaatctatatatatatatatatatatatatatatatatatatatatatatatatatatatatatat
Proteins encoded in this window:
- the LOC139984840 gene encoding C-type lectin domain family 4 member G-like, whose product is MAPGFTDVTSFTGLLVAVLFLIQLGQAKMAFKCEDGALSLPMSQVCNHMWDCPDGSDELPHRKCPSMGPGQSVHVTSPGWPGKYPNNASVIWTFASEMGLPLLLQIVHFDLQRNYDFLVIGGASDPRDVTSVVKYRYGHDKYTDKPFEMYANLTGNDDLLKENIWRSEVSEMWMYFESDSATANDGFQLILSTPNVCKPNWVYFEGSCYRLIDTVMQYSDAALYCSKASIGGHLAVIHSSQENDLVAMVAESNRAWIGASRKFHNSKEFFWINGDKKTFTNWRKLEPNNFSGKENCVEINYVRKGLWNDHFCIMKKPFVCEMPAL